In one Photobacterium swingsii genomic region, the following are encoded:
- a CDS encoding FeoA family protein, translating to MKLSQLRPHQHAIILQHHAEGAIRQRLMDLGLHPQTVIKLVRYAPLGDPIQVKVGRTSVSLRIAEANMVSVELLQNCAESKE from the coding sequence ATGAAACTTAGCCAATTACGCCCTCATCAACACGCAATCATTCTTCAACACCATGCAGAAGGTGCTATTCGACAGAGGTTGATGGATCTAGGGTTACATCCACAAACAGTAATTAAATTAGTCCGTTATGCGCCACTTGGTGATCCTATTCAAGTGAAAGTAGGAAGGACAAGTGTGAGTTTGCGTATAGCAGAAGCAAATATGGTCTCGGTAGAACTACTGCAAAATTGTGCTGAAAGTAAGGAGTAG